One Pantoea trifolii DNA segment encodes these proteins:
- a CDS encoding endonuclease/exonuclease/phosphatase family protein, translating into MRKKTYSMRYVAGQPAERIFPPGAMLHLGQALPPGAPLPADPTLRVLVWNIFKQQRADWMSVLQGFGKDAHLVLLQEAQATPELVKFATSNYLAADQVPAFVLPQHPSGVMTLASAHPVYCCPLREREPLLRLAKSALVTAYPLPTGEMLMVVNIHAVNFSLGVDVYSKQLGPIGEQIQHHRGPVIMAGDFNAWSRQRMNALYRFAREMSLREVNFTDDHRRKAFGRPLDFVFYRDMKVSEASVLVTRASDHNPLLVEFNSLYGIER; encoded by the coding sequence GTGCGGAAAAAAACTTATTCTATGCGTTATGTAGCAGGACAGCCAGCAGAGCGGATCTTTCCGCCGGGGGCAATGCTGCATCTTGGGCAGGCATTACCGCCTGGCGCACCTTTGCCAGCCGATCCCACACTGCGAGTCTTAGTCTGGAATATCTTCAAGCAACAGCGCGCAGACTGGATGTCGGTGCTGCAAGGTTTTGGCAAAGATGCCCATCTTGTTCTGCTGCAGGAGGCGCAAGCTACGCCCGAACTGGTCAAATTCGCCACCAGTAACTATCTCGCGGCCGATCAGGTCCCTGCCTTTGTCTTACCGCAACATCCTTCAGGCGTCATGACATTGGCCTCAGCGCATCCTGTTTACTGCTGTCCATTACGCGAGCGAGAGCCGCTGTTGCGTTTAGCTAAATCTGCACTGGTTACCGCATATCCGTTGCCCACGGGCGAAATGCTGATGGTGGTGAACATTCACGCAGTCAATTTCAGTCTGGGTGTCGATGTCTACAGCAAACAGCTCGGGCCGATTGGCGAACAGATTCAGCATCATCGCGGGCCGGTGATCATGGCGGGAGATTTTAACGCCTGGAGCCGTCAGCGTATGAATGCGCTGTATCGCTTTGCGCGGGAGATGTCACTGCGTGAAGTGAACTTCACCGATGACCATCGTCGCAAAGCCTTCGGTCGCCCACTGGATTTCGTTTTCTATCGTGATATGAAGGTCAGTGAAGCCTCAGTGCTGGTGACGCGCGCCTCAGACCACAATCCGCTGCTGGTTGAGTTCAACTCTCTCTACGGTATCGAGCGTTAA
- the mltD gene encoding murein transglycosylase D, giving the protein MKAKAILLASVLLVGCQASRNDANIPVQHAQSLSSAGQGENGKYGDRLLSPRWQDDGTSLAEDTDLWNHISDELKMGIPENSRIREQKTKFLKNKSYLHDVTLRAEPYMYWIVEQIQKRKMPMELVLLPIVESAFDPHATSSANAAGIWQIVAQTGKNYGLKQNQWYDGRRDVVASTKVALDMMQRLNGMFDGDWLLTIAAYNSGEGRVLKAMKQNKARGKPTDFWNLSLPRETTVYVPKMLALSEILKNNKRYGIKLPTPNESRALARVEVGQQIELTQAADMAGMSLSKLKTFNAGYKNGATAPNGPHYIMVPKSNVAKLRDSLASGDIASVQPTEMAKVSAAGNSYTVRKGDTLSGIASKLGVSVSALKQQNNLRSASVRTGQTLTVSGKASTQLADNGNSITYRVRKGDSFASIAKRHGVNTKDVMRWNSDAKDIQPGDKLTLFVNNSATPDT; this is encoded by the coding sequence ATGAAGGCTAAAGCGATCTTACTCGCCTCGGTCTTGCTGGTAGGATGTCAGGCATCAAGGAATGACGCCAATATCCCCGTACAGCATGCACAGAGTCTGTCTTCAGCTGGTCAAGGTGAAAATGGAAAGTACGGAGATCGATTGTTATCGCCGCGATGGCAGGATGATGGAACAAGCCTCGCAGAAGATACTGATCTCTGGAATCACATTAGTGACGAGTTGAAGATGGGGATTCCGGAAAACAGCCGGATCCGCGAACAAAAAACAAAATTTTTAAAAAATAAGAGCTATCTCCACGATGTAACATTACGGGCAGAGCCGTACATGTACTGGATAGTCGAGCAGATACAGAAACGTAAAATGCCGATGGAACTGGTACTGCTACCCATAGTGGAGAGCGCTTTTGACCCACACGCAACATCTTCTGCGAATGCCGCCGGCATCTGGCAGATTGTTGCACAAACGGGCAAAAACTATGGTTTGAAACAGAACCAATGGTACGACGGACGCCGCGATGTGGTGGCCTCGACCAAAGTCGCGCTGGATATGATGCAGCGTCTGAACGGTATGTTTGACGGTGACTGGTTACTGACCATCGCCGCCTACAACAGCGGTGAAGGACGTGTGCTGAAGGCGATGAAACAGAATAAGGCGCGCGGTAAGCCGACTGATTTCTGGAATTTATCGCTGCCACGCGAGACTACGGTTTACGTACCTAAAATGTTGGCCTTGAGTGAGATTCTCAAGAACAACAAGCGTTACGGTATCAAATTGCCGACCCCGAATGAGAGCCGTGCATTAGCTCGAGTAGAGGTGGGACAGCAGATTGAACTGACGCAGGCCGCCGATATGGCCGGTATGTCTCTCAGCAAGCTGAAGACATTTAATGCCGGTTATAAAAACGGAGCCACAGCGCCAAATGGACCGCACTATATAATGGTGCCGAAGTCCAACGTTGCTAAGTTGCGCGATTCACTGGCTTCCGGTGATATCGCTTCCGTGCAGCCTACCGAGATGGCGAAAGTCAGCGCGGCAGGAAACAGCTACACGGTACGCAAAGGCGACACCTTGTCTGGTATTGCCAGCAAGCTTGGCGTAAGCGTCAGTGCACTGAAACAGCAGAACAATCTGCGCAGCGCTTCTGTTCGTACCGGTCAGACTCTGACCGTGAGCGGCAAAGCGAGCACGCAATTGGCTGATAACGGCAACAGCATCACCTACCGTGTACGTAAGGGTGATTCTTTTGCCAGTATTGCAAAACGTCACGGTGTGAATACCAAAGACGTTATGCGCTGGAACAGTGACGCTAAAGACATTCAGCCGGGCGACAAGCTCACGCTGTTTGTGAATAATAGCGCAACACCTGATACCTAA
- the gloB gene encoding hydroxyacylglutathione hydrolase — protein sequence MNLISIPALQDNYIWTLTDDDNKCLIVDPGEAQPVLDKIRANHWQPVAILLTHHHHDHVGGVDELLQHYPDLMVFGPQETADKGAKRIVAEGDEFAVLGLNFRVIATPGHTLGHISYFSSPYLFCGDTMFSGGCGRLFEGTAEQMFESFQKLNQLPADTLVCCAHEYTLSNMKFAAAILPHDPKILARYQQIKDLRAENRITLPTKLALEREINLFLRTQDTDLKKALGTNVSSSALWQTFAVLREKKDRF from the coding sequence ATGAATCTTATCAGCATTCCCGCATTGCAGGATAACTACATCTGGACACTGACAGATGATGACAATAAGTGTTTGATTGTCGATCCCGGCGAAGCACAGCCCGTGCTGGATAAAATCAGGGCCAATCATTGGCAACCCGTGGCGATTTTGCTGACGCATCATCATCACGATCACGTCGGAGGCGTGGATGAACTGCTGCAGCACTATCCCGATTTGATGGTTTTCGGTCCTCAGGAAACGGCAGATAAAGGAGCAAAGCGTATTGTGGCCGAAGGCGATGAATTTGCCGTCCTTGGGCTAAATTTCCGTGTCATCGCAACACCCGGTCACACTTTAGGACATATCTCATATTTCAGCTCACCTTATCTTTTCTGTGGAGACACCATGTTTTCCGGTGGCTGCGGGCGTTTATTTGAAGGCACTGCGGAACAAATGTTCGAATCATTTCAAAAACTTAATCAACTCCCTGCAGATACGCTTGTTTGCTGTGCGCATGAGTACACTTTATCCAATATGAAGTTTGCTGCGGCTATTCTGCCCCATGACCCTAAAATTTTGGCAAGGTATCAGCAAATTAAGGACTTACGCGCAGAAAACCGCATTACTTTACCGACAAAACTGGCCTTAGAGCGGGAAATAAATTTATTTTTACGCACGCAAGATACTGATTTAAAAAAGGCTTTAGGCACTAATGTCTCATCGTCAGCGTTATGGCAAACTTTCGCTGTTCTACGCGAGAAGAAAGACCGCTTTTGA
- a CDS encoding class I SAM-dependent methyltransferase: MKPAKTRQILTAPRSWRDMPMGDYFRDALTQQLQPYLGKLYGFHMLKIGSLSAEINTSQCAISHQVNVGIEGDELQVIANNTQLPFESKSVDACLLAHTLAWSQDPHRVLREVDRVLIDDGWMIISGFNPFSLLGISKGIPGLHSRAPWSGRMFSQVRLLDWLSLLNYEVVYRTRFQVVPWHRQGGRVISAHLPALGCLNIVVARKRTFPLTPTKMKKNLSQSQLRQTVNVTRQFREVKDQDST, from the coding sequence ATGAAGCCGGCTAAAACACGCCAAATCCTGACTGCACCGCGCTCCTGGCGCGATATGCCAATGGGAGACTATTTTCGCGACGCGCTCACTCAGCAACTGCAGCCTTATCTCGGCAAGCTGTATGGCTTCCATATGCTTAAAATTGGCAGCCTCAGCGCAGAAATCAACACCAGCCAGTGTGCCATATCGCATCAGGTGAATGTGGGCATTGAGGGCGATGAGTTACAGGTTATCGCCAATAACACGCAATTACCCTTTGAATCTAAATCCGTTGATGCCTGTTTGCTGGCGCACACGCTGGCGTGGAGTCAGGATCCGCACCGCGTGCTGCGCGAAGTCGATCGGGTATTGATCGATGATGGCTGGATGATCATCAGCGGCTTCAATCCTTTCAGTCTATTAGGGATCAGCAAAGGCATTCCGGGGTTACACTCGCGCGCGCCGTGGAGTGGACGCATGTTCAGCCAGGTGCGGCTGCTCGACTGGCTGAGCCTGCTGAATTATGAAGTGGTGTACCGCACGCGTTTTCAGGTGGTGCCGTGGCATCGGCAGGGCGGCAGGGTGATCAGCGCGCATTTACCGGCGCTCGGTTGTTTGAACATTGTGGTGGCACGTAAACGCACGTTCCCGTTAACGCCCACCAAAATGAAGAAGAATCTCAGTCAAAGCCAGCTACGGCAAACGGTTAACGTTACGCGCCAGTTTCGTGAAGTGAAGGATCAGGATTCAACCTGA
- the dnaQ gene encoding DNA polymerase III subunit epsilon: protein MSTANNRQIVLDTETTGMNMIGVHYEGHRIIEIGAVEVINRRLTGNNFHMYLKPDRLVDPEAFGVHGIADEFLLDKPMFADIADEFLEYIRGAELVIHNASFDIGFMDYEFGMLKRDIGKTDTFCQITDSLAMARKMYPGKRNSLDALCNRYEIDNSKRTLHGALLDAEILAEVFLMMTGGQTSLAFSLDGEQNNQGGGENIQRIVRPSSGLRVVSASDEEIIAHEGRLDLVQKKGGSCLWRV from the coding sequence ATGAGCACTGCAAATAACCGCCAGATCGTCCTCGATACCGAAACCACCGGCATGAACATGATCGGTGTGCATTATGAAGGACATCGCATCATTGAAATTGGTGCGGTTGAGGTGATCAACCGTCGCCTGACCGGCAACAACTTCCACATGTATCTGAAGCCCGATCGGCTGGTGGATCCGGAAGCGTTCGGCGTTCACGGTATCGCCGATGAATTCCTACTCGATAAGCCGATGTTTGCGGATATCGCCGACGAATTTCTCGAGTACATCCGTGGCGCGGAACTGGTGATCCATAACGCATCGTTCGATATCGGCTTTATGGATTACGAATTCGGCATGCTGAAGCGGGATATCGGCAAAACCGACACCTTCTGCCAGATCACCGATAGCCTGGCGATGGCACGTAAGATGTATCCCGGCAAGCGCAACAGCCTCGATGCATTGTGCAACCGTTATGAGATAGACAACAGCAAGCGTACGCTGCACGGCGCACTGCTCGATGCCGAGATTCTGGCCGAAGTGTTCCTGATGATGACCGGCGGTCAAACCTCGCTGGCCTTTTCACTCGATGGCGAGCAGAACAATCAGGGCGGCGGTGAGAATATTCAGCGCATTGTGCGTCCGAGTTCAGGTTTGCGCGTGGTCAGCGCCAGTGATGAAGAGATTATTGCGCATGAAGGTCGTCTGGATTTAGTGCAGAAGAAGGGCGGTAGCTGCCTGTGGCGTGTGTAA
- a CDS encoding NCS1 family nucleobase:cation symporter-1: protein MPNHSEVTSAVASEANAQYSPRLCNEDLAPTRDQNWSWYNIFSFWMSDVHSMGGYVVAASFFTLGLASWQVLLCLLVGICIVQLCANLVAKPSQMAGVPYAVISRQAFGVFGANIPAIIRGLIAFAWYGIQTYLAANALMLVLLKFFPTLSSMTQSSWLGLSQLGWCCFGVMWLLQAMVFWHGMSAIKRFIDVAGPAVYVVMVALAGWIVYKTGFDGISFTLASKQLSTGEQTWQMITATALVVSYFSGPLLNFGDFSRYGKSMGEIRRGNRWGLPFNFLLFSIVTVVIVSGTQSLFGRMITDPIETVSMVGNDVAVAIGLLTMIIATIGINIVANFVSPAFDFSNCSPQKISFRTGGMIAAVGSVLLTPWNLFQSPELIHYTLDVLGSFIGPLFGILIADFYLIKRSKVYVDDLFDDTPKGRYWYRGGFNPKAIAALLPSVGICLVISFIPSLHAVANFSWFIGVALGAGCYRWLARADREESVAAYRATVAVQED from the coding sequence ATGCCAAATCATTCTGAAGTGACCTCTGCGGTGGCCTCTGAAGCCAACGCGCAATACAGTCCACGCCTGTGTAATGAAGATCTGGCGCCGACGCGCGACCAGAACTGGTCGTGGTACAACATCTTTTCTTTCTGGATGTCGGACGTGCACAGCATGGGCGGCTATGTGGTGGCCGCCAGCTTCTTTACCCTTGGACTGGCGAGCTGGCAGGTGCTGCTGTGTTTGTTAGTGGGCATCTGCATTGTGCAGCTATGTGCCAATCTGGTGGCCAAACCGAGCCAGATGGCGGGCGTGCCCTACGCGGTAATTTCGCGCCAGGCCTTTGGTGTGTTCGGCGCGAATATCCCGGCGATTATTCGCGGGCTGATCGCTTTCGCGTGGTACGGCATCCAGACTTATCTGGCGGCCAACGCGCTGATGCTGGTGCTGCTGAAGTTCTTCCCCACCCTGAGCAGCATGACGCAAAGCAGCTGGCTCGGCTTATCACAGCTGGGCTGGTGCTGTTTCGGCGTGATGTGGTTGCTGCAGGCGATGGTGTTCTGGCACGGCATGAGCGCGATCAAACGCTTTATCGATGTCGCCGGTCCGGCGGTGTATGTGGTGATGGTGGCGCTGGCGGGCTGGATTGTATACAAAACCGGTTTTGACGGTATCTCCTTCACGCTGGCCAGCAAGCAGTTGAGCACCGGCGAGCAAACCTGGCAGATGATCACCGCCACCGCGCTGGTGGTCTCCTACTTCTCCGGTCCGCTGTTGAATTTTGGTGACTTCTCACGCTATGGCAAAAGCATGGGCGAAATTCGTCGCGGCAACCGCTGGGGCTTACCGTTCAACTTCCTGCTGTTCTCAATTGTGACCGTGGTAATCGTGTCGGGTACGCAATCACTGTTCGGCAGAATGATCACCGATCCGATTGAAACCGTCAGCATGGTGGGTAACGACGTGGCGGTGGCGATTGGCCTGCTGACCATGATTATCGCCACTATCGGCATTAACATCGTGGCGAACTTTGTCTCGCCAGCGTTCGACTTCTCTAACTGCTCACCACAGAAAATCAGCTTCCGCACTGGTGGCATGATCGCTGCGGTCGGATCGGTGTTACTAACGCCGTGGAACCTGTTCCAGTCGCCAGAACTGATTCACTACACGCTGGATGTGCTCGGCTCGTTTATTGGGCCGCTGTTCGGCATCCTGATTGCTGATTTCTATCTGATTAAACGCAGCAAAGTCTACGTTGATGATCTGTTTGATGACACGCCGAAAGGCCGTTACTGGTATCGCGGCGGCTTTAACCCGAAAGCAATTGCTGCGCTGCTGCCGTCGGTGGGCATTTGTCTGGTGATCAGCTTTATTCCTTCACTGCATGCGGTGGCGAACTTTAGCTGGTTTATCGGCGTGGCGCTGGGTGCAGGCTGCTATCGCTGGCTGGCGCGTGCTGATCGCGAAGAGTCAGTGGCGGCGTATCGCGCGACGGTGGCGGTGCAGGAGGATTAA
- a CDS encoding GntR family transcriptional regulator, whose protein sequence is MKSETGQKTAADLNDRDEPIYQALLTAIVEHQLPPGSKLPEEALSEVFGVSRTGIRKVLQRLAAVQMITLSPRRGAQVATPGVDEARDIFATRSLLECANLPAVLSHVQAPHLAALGVLIEEEQQAHDQHDGAAAIRLSAAFHIQLQAISGNEVLTDMVTRLTQRSSLVIAAYGAPWQRGCRCDHHDRLVDLLRQKDLPALTAALQHHFEHIVASLHFERSGETLPDFTRLFGGNKGAAS, encoded by the coding sequence ATGAAGAGTGAAACAGGCCAGAAAACGGCTGCCGATCTGAACGATCGCGATGAACCTATCTATCAGGCGCTGCTGACCGCCATCGTTGAGCATCAGTTGCCGCCGGGCAGTAAATTGCCGGAAGAAGCGTTATCAGAGGTCTTCGGCGTGAGCCGCACCGGCATCCGCAAGGTGCTGCAACGCCTCGCCGCGGTGCAAATGATCACCTTGTCGCCCCGACGTGGTGCACAGGTGGCGACGCCGGGCGTTGATGAAGCCCGCGACATCTTTGCCACCCGCAGTTTATTAGAGTGCGCCAATCTGCCGGCGGTGCTGAGCCACGTGCAGGCGCCACACTTAGCGGCACTCGGCGTGCTAATTGAAGAAGAGCAGCAAGCACACGACCAGCACGATGGTGCCGCCGCGATTCGTCTCTCGGCCGCTTTTCATATTCAGCTGCAGGCGATCTCCGGAAACGAAGTGCTCACCGATATGGTGACGCGCCTGACGCAGCGTTCGTCGCTGGTCATTGCCGCTTACGGTGCACCGTGGCAGCGCGGCTGCCGTTGCGATCATCACGATCGGCTGGTGGATCTGCTGCGGCAAAAAGATCTGCCGGCGCTGACGGCGGCGCTGCAGCATCACTTCGAACACATTGTTGCCAGCCTGCACTTTGAGCGCAGCGGCGAAACCTTGCCTGATTTCACCCGATTATTTGGCGGTAACAAAGGAGCGGCATCATGA
- the hpxA gene encoding allantoin racemase, protein MSLIQVINPNTSLAMTETIGAAARAVAAPGTEILAVCPTHGVESIEGHFDEAIAAIGVLEQVKRGKAQGVSGHIIACFGDPGLLAARELASGPVIGIAEAAMHTATLMATRFSIVTTLPRTLVIARHLLQQYGFTHHCAALHAIDLPVLALEDGSGVAQEKVRQRCMQAKREDGSGAIVLGCGGMATLAQDLTKELGMPVIDGVSAAVKMVESLVALGFGTSKHGDLDYPLEKPLSGAFQHLN, encoded by the coding sequence ATGAGCCTGATTCAGGTTATCAATCCCAACACCAGCTTAGCGATGACGGAAACCATTGGCGCCGCCGCGCGCGCCGTCGCCGCACCGGGCACCGAGATTCTGGCGGTGTGTCCAACGCACGGTGTGGAGTCGATTGAAGGCCATTTTGATGAAGCCATCGCGGCAATTGGTGTGCTGGAGCAGGTGAAGCGCGGCAAAGCGCAAGGCGTGAGCGGTCATATCATTGCCTGCTTCGGCGATCCGGGATTGCTGGCGGCGCGTGAACTGGCGAGCGGACCGGTGATTGGCATCGCGGAAGCGGCCATGCACACCGCCACGCTGATGGCGACGCGCTTTTCGATTGTCACCACCTTGCCGCGTACGCTGGTGATAGCGCGCCATCTGCTGCAGCAATATGGCTTCACTCACCATTGTGCTGCGCTGCACGCCATCGATCTGCCGGTGCTGGCGCTGGAAGACGGCAGCGGCGTGGCGCAGGAGAAAGTCCGTCAGCGCTGCATGCAGGCCAAACGCGAAGATGGCAGCGGTGCGATTGTATTGGGCTGCGGCGGCATGGCCACGCTGGCGCAGGATCTCACCAAAGAGCTGGGCATGCCGGTGATCGACGGCGTCAGCGCCGCAGTAAAAATGGTGGAGTCGCTGGTGGCGTTAGGCTTTGGCACCAGCAAGCACGGCGATCTCGATTATCCCCTCGAAAAACCGCTCAGCGGAGCCTTTCAGCACCTAAACTAA
- the puuE gene encoding allantoinase PuuE has product MNDVSGKKEYSFNKNYPRDLIGYAGNPPHAQWPGKARVAVQFVLNYEEGAENNVLHGDAGSEQFLSDIIGAASYADRHMSMDSLYEYGSRAGFWRIHNEFQKRGLPLTVFGVAMALARHPEIVEAIKAADYDVVSHGWRWIHYQAMDAKTERQHMQQAVDVLTDLFGKAPTGWYTGRDSPNTRRLVVEQGGFSYDSDYYGDDLPFWTQVTCQDGTVKPHLIIPYTLECNDMRFASPQGFNTAEQFFTYLRDTFDVLYEEGETAPKMMSIGMHCRLLGRPGKFRGLQRFLDHIQQHEDVWVCTRQQIADHWIETHPAPSA; this is encoded by the coding sequence ATGAATGATGTATCTGGAAAGAAAGAGTACAGCTTCAACAAAAACTATCCACGCGATCTGATCGGCTATGCCGGCAACCCGCCGCATGCGCAGTGGCCGGGCAAAGCGCGCGTCGCGGTGCAGTTTGTTCTTAATTACGAAGAGGGTGCCGAGAACAACGTGTTGCATGGCGACGCCGGTTCCGAGCAGTTTCTTTCCGATATTATCGGTGCGGCCAGCTACGCCGATCGTCATATGTCGATGGATTCGCTGTATGAATACGGCTCGCGTGCCGGTTTCTGGCGTATTCACAATGAGTTTCAAAAGCGCGGTTTGCCGCTAACGGTATTTGGCGTGGCGATGGCGCTGGCGCGGCATCCGGAGATCGTCGAAGCGATTAAAGCGGCGGATTATGACGTGGTGAGTCACGGCTGGCGCTGGATCCACTATCAGGCGATGGATGCCAAAACCGAGCGCCAGCACATGCAACAGGCGGTGGACGTGTTAACCGATCTGTTCGGCAAAGCGCCAACCGGCTGGTACACCGGCCGCGACAGCCCAAACACCCGACGTTTGGTGGTTGAGCAGGGCGGCTTTAGCTATGACAGCGACTATTACGGCGACGATTTACCGTTCTGGACGCAGGTCACTTGTCAGGACGGCACGGTCAAACCGCATCTCATCATCCCTTACACGCTGGAGTGCAACGACATGCGCTTCGCCTCGCCGCAGGGCTTCAACACGGCGGAGCAGTTCTTTACCTATCTGCGCGACACCTTTGATGTGCTGTACGAAGAGGGCGAAACCGCACCGAAGATGATGTCGATTGGCATGCACTGTCGTTTGCTGGGACGTCCGGGAAAATTCCGTGGCTTGCAGCGCTTCCTCGATCACATTCAGCAGCATGAAGATGTGTGGGTGTGTACGCGGCAGCAGATCGCCGATCACTGGATCGAAACGCATCCGGCACCGAGCGCTTAG
- the hpxZ gene encoding oxalurate catabolism protein HpxZ, which yields MTPEHIDRPAVLAEVTAAFYRYEQALISNDVEVLDELFWHDKRTVRLGAGENLYGIDEIRAFRAARPSKGLERELRNTVITTFGDDYAVCSTEFTREGVEKIGRQQQTWVRLPCGWRIVAAQVSLMS from the coding sequence ATGACACCTGAACATATCGATCGCCCGGCAGTGCTCGCCGAAGTTACCGCCGCCTTTTACCGCTACGAGCAGGCGCTGATCAGCAATGACGTTGAAGTGCTGGATGAACTGTTCTGGCACGACAAACGCACCGTGCGTTTGGGCGCGGGCGAGAATCTGTATGGCATTGATGAGATTCGCGCTTTTCGCGCGGCGCGTCCGTCGAAAGGGTTGGAGCGCGAGTTACGTAATACGGTGATTACCACTTTTGGCGATGACTATGCGGTGTGCAGCACCGAGTTTACGCGTGAAGGTGTCGAGAAGATTGGACGCCAGCAGCAGACATGGGTGCGATTGCCGTGCGGCTGGCGGATTGTCGCGGCGCAGGTGAGTTTGATGAGTTAA
- a CDS encoding AtzE family amidohydrolase, with the protein MKLSSLSINALQQALGQGEISARDIAQHTLAAIEQHNPAINAWTEVTGQRMLREADQIDQQRQRGETLPPLAGIPYAVKNLFDVAGHSTLAGASLFSERAAAREDAWAVSKLSQSGALLSGMLNMDAYAYGFTTENTHYGATHNPRDLTRVAGGSSGGSAAAVAAGLVHFSLGTDTNGSIRVPASLCGIFGLKPTFGRLSRSGSHPFVASLDHIGPFARSVEDLSLVYDTLQGADASDAFQAAQPVAPVSMGLSKGAEGVRSAVLGGFFSTWCSGDARAAVAVAAKALQAIDEVTLPNAEIARSAAFIMTAAEGGNHYLPMLRTQPEQFEPNSRERLLAGAMLPSAWYVQAQRFRRHFQQQVLPLFEQFEVLIAPATPCTATTIGQETIHINGQHLPTRASMGMLTQPISFLGLPVCTVPLQTTSGLPIGLQLIAAPFKEHLALRAAWALQQQGLTLPQTTLMDA; encoded by the coding sequence ATGAAACTGTCGTCTTTATCGATTAACGCGTTGCAGCAGGCGCTGGGCCAGGGCGAGATCAGCGCCCGCGATATCGCGCAACATACGCTGGCGGCGATTGAACAACATAATCCGGCGATCAACGCCTGGACCGAAGTCACCGGTCAGCGCATGCTGCGCGAAGCCGATCAAATCGATCAGCAGCGCCAGCGCGGCGAAACCTTGCCGCCGTTGGCCGGCATCCCTTACGCGGTGAAAAACCTGTTTGATGTCGCTGGACACAGCACCTTAGCCGGAGCCAGCCTGTTCAGCGAACGCGCGGCGGCCCGCGAGGATGCGTGGGCGGTGAGCAAACTGAGCCAGTCTGGCGCGCTGCTCTCCGGCATGCTGAATATGGACGCCTACGCGTACGGCTTTACCACCGAAAACACCCATTACGGCGCGACGCACAATCCGCGCGATTTAACCCGCGTGGCGGGCGGATCGTCCGGCGGTTCGGCAGCGGCGGTGGCGGCGGGTTTGGTGCACTTCTCGCTCGGCACCGACACCAACGGCTCAATCCGCGTGCCGGCTTCGCTGTGCGGCATCTTCGGTCTGAAACCGACCTTTGGCCGCCTGTCGCGAAGCGGCAGCCATCCGTTTGTCGCCAGCCTCGATCACATCGGCCCATTCGCCCGTTCGGTTGAAGATTTGAGCCTGGTGTACGACACCTTGCAAGGTGCCGATGCCAGCGATGCCTTCCAGGCCGCGCAGCCCGTTGCGCCAGTCAGCATGGGACTAAGCAAGGGCGCAGAAGGCGTGCGCAGCGCGGTACTCGGCGGCTTCTTCTCAACCTGGTGCAGCGGTGACGCGCGTGCCGCCGTGGCCGTTGCGGCTAAGGCGCTGCAGGCCATCGACGAAGTAACCTTACCGAATGCAGAGATCGCCCGTTCGGCGGCCTTTATCATGACCGCCGCAGAAGGCGGAAATCACTACTTGCCGATGCTGCGCACGCAGCCCGAGCAGTTCGAGCCCAACTCGCGTGAACGCTTGCTGGCCGGTGCGATGCTGCCCTCGGCGTGGTACGTGCAGGCGCAGCGTTTCCGCCGTCACTTCCAGCAGCAGGTGCTGCCGCTGTTTGAGCAGTTCGAAGTGCTGATTGCGCCCGCCACGCCCTGCACCGCCACCACCATCGGCCAGGAAACCATTCACATCAACGGCCAGCATTTACCGACACGCGCCAGCATGGGCATGCTGACCCAGCCGATTTCGTTCCTCGGCTTACCGGTCTGCACCGTGCCGCTGCAAACCACCAGCGGCTTGCCGATTGGTTTACAGCTGATCGCCGCACCGTTCAAAGAACATCTGGCACTGCGCGCCGCCTGGGCGCTGCAACAGCAAGGGCTGACACTGCCACAAACCACCTTAATGGACGCCTGA
- the hpxX gene encoding oxalurate catabolism protein HpxX, producing MSSQPDWATYIAQMEQILALELDDARRAELLTQFNLIAAMAQPLMALPLDDRLEVAGVFHP from the coding sequence ATGAGTTCACAACCGGACTGGGCCACCTATATCGCCCAAATGGAGCAGATTCTGGCGCTGGAGCTGGATGATGCGCGTCGCGCCGAGCTGCTGACGCAGTTCAACCTTATCGCCGCGATGGCCCAGCCGCTGATGGCGCTGCCGCTCGACGATCGGCTGGAAGTGGCGGGAGTCTTTCATCCATGA